The Entelurus aequoreus isolate RoL-2023_Sb linkage group LG23, RoL_Eaeq_v1.1, whole genome shotgun sequence genome has a window encoding:
- the LOC133640907 gene encoding uncharacterized protein LOC133640907, translating to MSRLDILTMNSNCGVLRDGGLCGRRSGPAPAACRVRKRAAFKCPCCREDTPVHWSKAAPKRRRSSNIQPAVEKAAVPPSAIPHHTLPVASLVPRVPPPCACTPLAALNIHGLTVEQHQRLYHQVVDDKLRFKNGQIRPYSLDLGRVIKQKMWEKQSRPTFDETVAEKGRVEVTQSYGGGVFAPLYDVDVSLEPKPPKLKKTYFE from the exons ATGTCTCGTTTAGACATTTTGACGATGAATTCAAAT TGTGGTGTCCTGCGGGATGGAGGCCTCTGTGGCAGGAGGAGTGGACCTGCACCGGCAGCATGCCGTGTAAGGAAGCGTGCTGCCTTTAAGTGTCCCTGCTGCAGGGAGGACACG CCAGTCCACTGGTCCAAAGCTGCCCCGAAGAGGAGGAGGTCCTCCAACATTCAACCTGCAGTAGAAAAGGCAGCTGTTCCTCCCTCGGCCATTCCACACCACACCCTACCAGTGGCATCGCTCGTCCCGCGCGTCCCACCGCCCTGCGCTTGTACTCCGCTGGCGGCGCTAAACATCCACGGCCTCACAGTGGAGCAACACCAGCGTTTATATCACCAGGTGGTGGATGACAAACTGAG GTTCAAGAATGGCCAGATACGTCCCTACAGCCTAGATCTGGGGCGTGTAATAAAACAGAAAATGTGGGAAAAACAGTCACGCCCCACCTTTGATGAAACTGTGGCTGAGAAGGGAAGAGTGGAGGTCACTCAATCATACGGAGGTGGAGTCTTCGCACCTCTGTATGATGTGGACGTTAGCCTGGAGCCCAAACCCCCTAAGTTGAAAAAAACCTACTTTGAGTAA